Proteins from a genomic interval of Diaphorobacter sp. HDW4A:
- a CDS encoding CZB domain-containing protein has protein sequence MGLFDWMKGKRAEPAAKPSTSQRKAAAEAAPAFADTVAPGLTLVPSSKPVAAPLPGAVQESEQSVGGLDFASAIQAHRNWKNRLGKYLGNESDEQLNYRVICRDDQCVLGKWINGRGADDFGHLPSFGELKVCHGLFHLAAGRIVQLHDDKHTQEAQQLLRHGDYSRYSIKVMGLLSTLYVEVSDTQPRAA, from the coding sequence GTGGGACTTTTTGACTGGATGAAGGGCAAGCGCGCCGAACCGGCAGCCAAGCCATCGACCTCTCAGCGCAAGGCCGCCGCCGAGGCCGCACCCGCGTTCGCGGACACGGTTGCGCCTGGTCTGACGTTGGTACCGTCAAGCAAGCCGGTGGCAGCGCCGCTGCCCGGTGCGGTGCAGGAGTCCGAACAGAGTGTGGGCGGTCTCGATTTCGCGTCGGCCATCCAGGCGCATCGCAACTGGAAAAACCGCCTCGGCAAGTATCTCGGCAATGAATCCGACGAGCAACTCAACTACCGCGTGATCTGCCGCGACGACCAGTGCGTGCTCGGCAAGTGGATCAACGGGCGCGGCGCGGACGACTTCGGTCATCTGCCGTCATTCGGTGAGCTCAAGGTCTGCCACGGGTTGTTCCATCTGGCGGCTGGTCGCATCGTGCAGTTGCACGACGACAAGCACACGCAAGAGGCCCAGCAACTGCTGCGCCACGGCGACTACTCACGCTACTCAATCAAGGTGATGGGGCTGTTGAGCACGCTGTATGTTGAGGTTTCGGACACCC